A DNA window from Candidatus Saccharibacteria bacterium oral taxon 955 contains the following coding sequences:
- a CDS encoding UvrD-helicase domain-containing protein, producing the protein MDVFSKRYNNLNDEQKTAVDTIDGPLIVVAGPGTGKTELLSMRTANILRKTDTLPENILCLTFTDSGAVAMRSRLSEIIGPDAYRVAIQTFHSFGTEITNQHNSYFFRGAQFRPADELSSYEILKSIFDELDHANPLASKMAGEYTYLRDAMTAISELKQAGLSSEELRTVVTANETALDSIEPELQAIFSQKININMLKALSPIAEKIATFSPQTLPPAILPLNNNLSLSLAHALSEAIETGKTTPITAWRNRWMEKNIQGDFIFKDRKRHAKLLSLAHVYDCYVAKMEQAKLYDYDDMILNAIQAMETYPDLRFNLQEKYQYIMVDEFQDTNLAQMRILFNLTDTTLGDAPNIMVVGDDDQAIYSFQGADVGNIHRFRQEYPTYKTVSLIHNYRSCQAILDHAREVIIQADGRLENSMEISKKLIAHATAAPTVNINHLETHSDEYAWVADAIARDIASGTKPESIAVLARRHQELIELLPYLASKKISVNYERRDNVLDLECITTLELLANIVIDIAAGQHSRANSRLPELLAHPMYKHSAESIWRLSLAAHRNNHSWLEAMMGSTEFKPLADWLVESARDIVHKPLEEAIDRLIGIPAEKNDQNPVFISPYYNHYFGDNTRETNPEAYLTTLEALRTIRTKLREYRPDSTLRLNNFIEFIETYRQLGATIASVRNRSTELDGAINLMTAHKSKGLEFDTVYVVNSIDSVWGERVRSRSRLISYPENLPIMPNADTYDERLRLYYVAMTRAKRQLHLTFSSVNDTGKDTLIAGFLTGTTISQTTPESHHSLDTLTAQAELSWHERLTDQPTASMKQLLTPVLERYKLSSTHLNNFIDITHGGPATFLTNNLLKFPQAKSPHAGYGTAIHTTLQRAHNYLVAHGERRPVKDVLDDFTNILREQRLDDNDFALFSKRGVDNLTRFLGAQYDTFSANQKTELSFANQGVVIDGATLTGSLDLVEIVDNHITVTDYKTGKPSYSWKGKTDAEKIKLHKYRQQLMFYQLLCNHSRDYAKYQFKRGVLQFVEPDSNGEVYALEEQFSQDDLVRFKKLINAVWHCITTLELPDVKEFEQNYRGVLAFEDYLIDKYSK; encoded by the coding sequence ATGGACGTGTTTTCTAAACGATACAACAATCTAAACGACGAGCAAAAGACGGCCGTCGATACAATCGATGGACCGCTGATCGTTGTCGCTGGACCAGGCACCGGCAAGACCGAACTACTCAGTATGCGTACCGCCAATATTCTGCGTAAAACCGACACGCTCCCTGAAAATATCCTCTGTCTGACTTTTACAGATAGCGGGGCGGTAGCGATGCGCTCACGACTATCAGAGATTATTGGACCCGACGCTTATCGAGTTGCAATTCAGACATTTCATAGCTTCGGCACAGAGATTACTAACCAGCACAACAGCTACTTTTTCCGTGGTGCGCAGTTTCGTCCCGCCGATGAGCTATCTAGTTACGAGATACTAAAAAGTATCTTTGACGAATTAGATCACGCCAATCCGCTCGCCAGCAAAATGGCAGGCGAATACACTTATCTACGCGATGCAATGACAGCGATTAGTGAACTCAAGCAAGCTGGCTTGTCTAGCGAAGAACTGCGCACGGTCGTCACTGCCAACGAAACTGCGCTAGACAGCATAGAGCCAGAACTACAGGCGATATTTTCTCAAAAAATTAATATCAACATGCTAAAAGCACTCAGCCCAATCGCCGAAAAAATCGCCACGTTTTCACCTCAAACACTCCCGCCAGCCATCTTACCGCTAAACAATAACTTATCCCTCAGCCTAGCACACGCACTAAGCGAAGCGATCGAGACAGGCAAAACCACTCCAATTACTGCTTGGCGTAATCGCTGGATGGAGAAAAATATTCAAGGTGATTTTATCTTCAAAGATCGCAAACGCCACGCGAAACTTCTCTCGCTAGCTCATGTTTACGACTGCTACGTCGCGAAAATGGAGCAGGCAAAACTCTATGACTATGACGACATGATTCTCAACGCAATCCAAGCGATGGAGACATACCCCGACCTTCGATTTAATCTCCAAGAAAAATACCAATACATCATGGTTGACGAGTTCCAGGATACCAACCTGGCTCAGATGCGTATCCTGTTTAACCTCACCGACACAACACTGGGTGACGCGCCAAATATTATGGTTGTCGGCGACGACGATCAGGCAATCTACAGCTTCCAGGGTGCTGATGTCGGCAATATTCACCGTTTTCGTCAGGAATATCCGACATACAAAACAGTCTCTCTGATCCACAACTATCGCTCATGTCAAGCCATCCTTGATCATGCCAGAGAGGTAATTATTCAAGCAGACGGACGACTCGAAAACTCCATGGAGATTTCAAAAAAACTTATCGCTCACGCTACCGCGGCGCCAACTGTCAATATAAACCACCTGGAGACACATAGCGATGAATACGCATGGGTCGCAGACGCAATCGCGAGGGACATCGCTTCTGGCACAAAACCAGAATCTATCGCAGTCCTCGCGCGTCGTCACCAAGAGCTCATAGAATTATTGCCCTATCTAGCAAGCAAAAAAATCTCTGTTAACTACGAACGACGCGATAACGTCCTAGACCTAGAGTGCATCACAACGCTAGAGCTTCTCGCCAATATAGTCATCGATATCGCGGCAGGTCAACACTCTAGGGCTAATAGTCGCTTACCTGAACTACTGGCCCACCCGATGTACAAGCATAGTGCAGAGTCAATCTGGCGACTGAGTCTCGCCGCACACCGCAACAACCACTCGTGGCTAGAGGCAATGATGGGTTCGACCGAGTTCAAGCCTCTTGCTGATTGGCTGGTTGAGAGTGCGCGCGATATTGTACACAAACCACTCGAGGAGGCGATCGACAGGCTAATTGGCATACCGGCTGAAAAAAATGATCAAAACCCTGTTTTTATTTCGCCATACTACAATCACTATTTCGGCGACAACACAAGAGAAACCAACCCTGAAGCCTACCTCACTACGCTGGAGGCCCTACGAACAATCAGGACAAAACTACGCGAGTATCGACCGGACTCCACCTTGCGCCTAAATAATTTTATTGAGTTTATCGAAACATATAGGCAGCTAGGCGCGACGATAGCCAGTGTACGAAACCGGAGTACCGAGCTTGACGGTGCAATCAATCTCATGACTGCGCATAAATCAAAAGGACTAGAGTTTGATACAGTATACGTCGTTAATTCAATTGATTCGGTCTGGGGTGAGCGTGTCCGTAGTCGATCGCGCTTGATATCATACCCAGAGAACCTGCCAATCATGCCAAACGCCGACACCTACGATGAGAGACTGAGGCTCTACTATGTCGCGATGACACGCGCAAAACGACAGCTCCATCTCACGTTCTCATCTGTCAATGACACCGGCAAAGACACACTAATCGCTGGGTTCTTGACTGGAACTACAATTTCACAAACCACACCAGAATCACACCACTCTCTCGACACACTAACAGCACAAGCCGAACTCTCTTGGCACGAGCGTCTAACAGACCAGCCAACTGCCAGTATGAAGCAACTGCTCACGCCCGTGCTAGAACGATATAAACTTTCGAGTACTCATCTAAACAACTTCATAGATATCACTCACGGTGGGCCAGCTACTTTTCTCACCAACAACCTACTAAAGTTTCCTCAGGCCAAGAGTCCTCACGCCGGCTACGGTACAGCGATTCACACTACGTTACAGCGTGCCCACAATTACCTGGTAGCACACGGGGAGCGACGCCCGGTCAAAGACGTTCTAGACGATTTCACCAATATACTCCGCGAACAACGGCTCGATGATAATGATTTTGCGCTCTTTTCAAAACGAGGCGTAGATAATCTGACTCGCTTCCTAGGAGCACAGTACGATACTTTTTCAGCTAACCAAAAAACTGAGCTTAGCTTCGCCAATCAAGGCGTCGTCATAGACGGCGCAACCCTCACCGGATCGCTTGACTTAGTCGAGATAGTCGACAATCACATTACCGTCACCGACTACAAAACGGGCAAGCCCAGCTACAGCTGGAAAGGCAAAACCGATGCCGAAAAAATTAAACTCCACAAATATAGACAACAGCTGATGTTCTATCAACTACTCTGTAATCATTCGCGTGACTACGCCAAGTACCAGTTTAAAAGGGGAGTTCTCCAGTTTGTCGAACCCGACAGTAACGGAGAAGTATACGCACTAGAAGAGCAATTCTCTCAAGATGACCTGGTTCGATTCAAAAAGCTTATCAACGCAGTCTGGCACTGTATAACGACACTTGAACTACCAGATGTCAAGGAATTTGAGCAAAACTATCGAGGTGTGCTTGCCTTTGAGGATTATCTTATTGACAAATACTCAAAGTAG
- a CDS encoding prepilin-type N-terminal cleavage/methylation domain-containing protein: MKRSKSRGFTLVEIAVVIAVVGILATMTIVVYHRVQKESRDTKRRNDILIVMKELENYYQKNGEYPTLAGFQAAKMSQVAPKLVDNAVKDPLDNIATMPTGRLGSTQFCVGEPHLHNNPGQSCKGYGYYADNSDSSAIVSNWGTMGTRPIHGSGCSVLAKQYPGPTLTDWYVLAWYSEVDNKIHFIKKEHDGSAEVKIQQTESQSSTIYPTQQCVFDKEV; encoded by the coding sequence ATGAAGCGTTCTAAATCGCGCGGTTTTACACTTGTTGAAATTGCTGTTGTTATAGCAGTCGTCGGGATCCTCGCTACGATGACAATCGTCGTTTATCATCGTGTTCAAAAAGAATCTCGCGACACTAAACGACGCAACGATATCTTGATTGTCATGAAAGAGCTCGAGAACTACTATCAAAAGAATGGTGAGTATCCGACTCTAGCTGGCTTTCAGGCAGCAAAAATGTCGCAAGTTGCACCAAAACTGGTAGATAACGCCGTAAAAGATCCGCTCGACAATATCGCCACCATGCCAACAGGTAGACTAGGCTCGACGCAGTTTTGCGTAGGCGAGCCTCATTTACACAATAACCCCGGGCAGTCGTGCAAGGGCTATGGTTACTATGCAGACAATTCAGACTCCAGTGCTATAGTGTCTAACTGGGGCACAATGGGTACGCGACCAATTCACGGCTCGGGCTGTTCTGTTCTCGCTAAGCAATACCCAGGCCCGACATTAACCGACTGGTATGTCCTAGCCTGGTATAGCGAAGTCGACAATAAAATTCACTTCATAAAAAAAGAGCATGACGGTTCAGCAGAAGTAAAAATTCAACAAACCGAAAGCCAATCAAGCACCATCTATCCCACTCAGCAATGCGTGTTTGATAAAGAGGTATAA
- the atpG gene encoding ATP synthase F1 subunit gamma → MASTQQLKSRIRSVKNTKQITKAMQMVAASKMRRAQDATKASKPYTSSADDLLAYLSSQGVTDNHPLFRKRAIKSRLIIVIAADKGLAGAYNSSVLKKYVELLKRDDDRGINNLTITVGRKASQFASRLKDTEIIGNYDDLPDKPEGVTFHTILNTACDMYRNKEVDAVTVVYTNFVTSITQEASRMRLLPAGTPVDSDPAKIPDNIQDARYEPSPAEVLDAVAYRLVGAELYQAFLDARASEHSMRMMAMKNATDNASDLVDDLTLAMNKARQGAITQELAEISGGVEAMG, encoded by the coding sequence ATGGCCTCTACCCAGCAATTAAAATCGCGTATTCGCTCGGTAAAAAACACCAAGCAAATTACAAAGGCCATGCAAATGGTGGCGGCGAGCAAAATGCGTCGAGCACAAGATGCAACCAAAGCATCAAAGCCTTATACATCGAGTGCCGATGATCTTTTGGCGTATCTTTCCAGCCAGGGTGTGACTGATAATCATCCGTTATTTCGTAAGCGTGCGATAAAAAGCCGCCTTATCATTGTGATTGCTGCCGATAAAGGTTTGGCTGGTGCCTATAACTCTAGTGTACTCAAGAAGTACGTTGAGCTACTGAAGCGTGATGACGATAGAGGTATAAACAATCTAACGATTACTGTCGGTCGCAAGGCATCGCAGTTTGCTTCGCGCCTAAAGGACACAGAGATTATCGGTAACTATGATGATCTGCCAGATAAACCTGAAGGCGTGACGTTTCACACTATCCTCAATACGGCGTGTGATATGTATCGCAACAAAGAAGTTGATGCCGTGACGGTCGTCTACACAAATTTCGTAACTAGCATCACTCAGGAAGCGTCGCGGATGCGCCTGCTTCCAGCTGGTACACCAGTCGATAGTGATCCAGCCAAGATTCCTGATAACATTCAGGACGCTCGCTACGAGCCGAGTCCTGCCGAGGTGCTAGATGCAGTAGCTTATCGATTGGTGGGTGCTGAGCTGTATCAGGCATTTCTCGATGCTCGGGCAAGTGAGCACAGTATGCGTATGATGGCGATGAAAAATGCGACCGATAACGCCAGCGATCTTGTTGATGACCTTACGCTCGCCATGAACAAGGCTCGTCAGGGGGCAATTACCCAAGAGTTAGCGGAAATATCAGGTGGCGTGGAGGCGATGGGCTAA
- a CDS encoding F0F1 ATP synthase subunit alpha, translating to MADIAVTELSKGLRDAIANLDTSGKLESVGVVTRVGDGVAWIHGLSSAGYSEVLEIETKTGMVEAFALNLMEDEIGAVLLGSDQGVAAGDKVKLKGEVLSVPVGPELLGRVVNPLGEVLDGGPAITAKQRGAVEREAVGVMGRKHVHEPLMTGIMAIDAMFPIGRGQRELIIGDRQTGKTAIAIDTMINQARQKTGVVNVYVAIGQKLSKVARLVETLKREGVMDQTIIVATGPSDPASLLYLAPYAGTAMGEYFRDNGEHALMIYDDLTKHAVAYRQMSLLLRRPPGREAFPGDVFYLHSRLLERSSKLSDDLGAGSLTALPIIETQAGDISAYIPTNVISITDGQIFMETDLFYQGIRPAISAGLSVSRVGGDAQTKTVKSVSGNLKLGLSQFRELASFAQFGSDLDEATKAQIERGQRLTELLKQPQYQPMSVWEQASSVFTVSEGLFDKVPASKIREAQRAMLTRLWTDHKKDMQELNKGLEKLEVESDAGKLITKVAKSVAKGFEG from the coding sequence GCTAACCTAGATACGAGCGGTAAGCTTGAGTCGGTTGGTGTCGTTACCCGCGTGGGCGACGGCGTGGCATGGATTCACGGCCTGTCGAGCGCTGGGTATAGCGAAGTACTCGAAATTGAAACGAAAACTGGTATGGTTGAGGCATTTGCCCTCAATCTCATGGAAGATGAAATTGGTGCTGTCTTGCTCGGTAGCGATCAGGGTGTGGCAGCTGGTGACAAGGTGAAGCTCAAGGGCGAAGTCCTATCTGTTCCTGTTGGCCCAGAGCTACTTGGTCGCGTGGTTAACCCGCTTGGTGAGGTGCTTGATGGCGGTCCAGCGATTACAGCCAAGCAACGTGGTGCGGTAGAGCGTGAGGCGGTCGGCGTGATGGGTCGTAAGCACGTCCATGAACCGCTCATGACAGGTATCATGGCGATAGACGCGATGTTCCCGATAGGTCGTGGACAGAGAGAGCTTATTATCGGTGATCGTCAGACGGGCAAGACTGCTATTGCCATCGATACGATGATCAACCAGGCGCGTCAAAAAACTGGTGTCGTGAATGTTTATGTTGCGATTGGACAGAAGCTCTCGAAGGTCGCCCGACTGGTTGAGACGCTGAAGCGTGAGGGTGTGATGGACCAGACGATTATCGTTGCAACTGGCCCAAGTGATCCAGCTTCCCTACTCTATTTGGCTCCATACGCTGGTACGGCGATGGGTGAATATTTTCGGGATAACGGTGAACATGCTTTGATGATTTATGATGACTTGACGAAGCACGCGGTTGCCTATCGTCAGATGTCGCTTCTTCTCCGCCGTCCGCCAGGACGCGAGGCCTTTCCTGGAGATGTTTTCTATCTACATTCTCGCTTGCTTGAGCGATCAAGTAAGCTGTCTGACGACCTCGGCGCTGGTAGCTTGACGGCTCTACCAATTATCGAGACGCAGGCTGGTGACATATCGGCGTATATTCCTACTAACGTTATCTCGATCACCGATGGACAGATATTTATGGAGACAGACCTGTTCTACCAGGGTATTCGTCCTGCGATTAGTGCTGGTTTATCGGTTTCTCGCGTTGGCGGTGATGCTCAGACAAAGACGGTTAAATCTGTCTCTGGTAACCTCAAGCTAGGCCTGAGTCAGTTCCGTGAGCTAGCAAGTTTTGCGCAGTTTGGTAGTGATCTTGATGAGGCGACGAAAGCTCAGATTGAAAGAGGTCAGCGCCTAACGGAACTTCTAAAGCAGCCACAGTATCAACCAATGAGCGTCTGGGAGCAGGCGTCTAGCGTGTTTACGGTGAGCGAGGGGCTGTTTGATAAAGTACCCGCCTCAAAGATTAGGGAAGCTCAGCGTGCCATGTTGACCCGCCTGTGGACAGATCACAAAAAAGACATGCAAGAACTCAACAAGGGGCTTGAAAAGCTTGAGGTTGAGAGCGATGCCGGTAAGCTGATCACAAAAGTTGCTAAGTCGGTTGCGAAAGGATTTGAAGGCTGA
- the atpC gene encoding ATP synthase F1 subunit epsilon, giving the protein MNFQLVTLAGVKVDESVYEVIIPTVDGEISVFPSHEPLVTVAKSGVIAVRRDKQHDNDRMDYFAISGGVVEISADRVRILVDEAEHGEDIVEAESQAALERAIKLRDEAKTQVELEKAHQLVDRHAVRLKVADLHRRRRPRA; this is encoded by the coding sequence ATGAATTTCCAGTTGGTGACGCTAGCGGGGGTAAAGGTCGATGAGTCAGTGTACGAGGTGATCATACCTACAGTTGATGGTGAGATATCGGTGTTCCCCAGTCACGAGCCTCTAGTAACGGTCGCAAAATCTGGGGTGATAGCGGTTCGTCGCGATAAACAGCATGACAATGACCGGATGGACTATTTCGCTATCTCGGGTGGCGTGGTTGAGATTAGTGCAGATCGAGTTCGCATTTTGGTTGATGAGGCGGAACACGGTGAAGATATCGTAGAAGCTGAAAGCCAGGCGGCTCTTGAGCGTGCGATCAAATTGCGTGATGAGGCCAAGACGCAGGTCGAGCTCGAAAAAGCTCACCAGCTGGTTGACCGTCATGCAGTGCGCCTCAAGGTTGCAGACTTGCATCGCAGGCGTCGTCCACGCGCATAG
- a CDS encoding NUDIX domain-containing protein, whose amino-acid sequence MNNATLFVSTVVVRDGKILVVKEGKNNYGQLGTWNLPAGHVEPNENLVDAAVREVKEESGYTVAIDGVLSLELKNTNASMSLIVFFLGHVVDESPAGHEKGIQQVEFVTLEALEELKLRFPDDIMESARRAMSGKSYSLDIITDHQRR is encoded by the coding sequence GTGAATAATGCAACCTTATTTGTCAGTACAGTTGTTGTAAGAGACGGTAAAATATTGGTAGTCAAGGAGGGTAAGAATAACTATGGACAGCTGGGTACATGGAATCTTCCAGCTGGACACGTTGAACCTAACGAGAATCTGGTTGACGCAGCGGTGCGTGAAGTAAAAGAAGAGTCTGGTTATACGGTTGCAATCGATGGCGTTTTATCACTGGAACTAAAGAATACAAACGCGAGCATGTCGCTGATAGTGTTCTTTTTGGGGCATGTTGTTGATGAATCTCCGGCTGGACATGAAAAAGGAATTCAACAGGTTGAGTTTGTGACGCTAGAGGCTCTAGAGGAGCTGAAGTTGCGCTTTCCTGATGATATTATGGAATCGGCTCGTCGTGCGATGTCTGGAAAAAGCTATTCTCTGGATATAATTACGGACCATCAGAGACGATAG
- the atpD gene encoding F0F1 ATP synthase subunit beta codes for MSKGNGNIIQIMGVVVDVEFSGDNLPAIYEALHVEHDKKTIVLEVAQHLDEHTVRTISLQSTDGLKRGQEVIPTGAPISVPVGAETQGRMFNVVGEPIDGRVISDKVKKASIHREPPALSEQVNKTEILETGIKVIDLIAPIAKGGKVGLFGGAGVGKTVLIQELINNIAKFHSGNSVFAGVGERTREGNDLYYEMKEAGVLDKTSLVFGQMNEPPGARLRVALAGLAMAEAFRDEGKDVLLFIDNIFRFTQAGAEVSALLGRLPSAVGYQPNLQQEMGALQERITSTKTGSITSVQAVYVPADDLTDPAPATTFAHLDSTIVLNRALTEIGIYPAVDPLDSSSTILDPEVVGEEHYQVAREAQRVLQQYKELQDIIAILGMEELSDDQKQTVNRARRLQRFLAQPFFVATQFTGNPGAYIKVSDTVKDVKDILAGKYDDKPENWFYMAPGPLSEKKD; via the coding sequence ATGAGTAAAGGTAACGGAAACATAATTCAGATCATGGGCGTGGTTGTCGACGTTGAGTTTAGCGGCGACAATCTTCCGGCGATCTATGAGGCGCTCCATGTTGAGCACGACAAAAAGACGATAGTGCTTGAGGTTGCTCAGCACCTCGACGAGCACACCGTGCGGACAATTAGCCTGCAGAGCACCGATGGACTAAAGCGGGGCCAGGAAGTGATCCCGACTGGTGCACCGATCAGTGTCCCAGTTGGTGCGGAGACTCAAGGACGGATGTTTAATGTCGTCGGTGAGCCAATTGATGGCCGAGTTATCTCTGATAAGGTAAAGAAGGCTTCGATTCATCGTGAGCCCCCTGCTCTATCTGAGCAAGTTAATAAGACCGAGATTCTTGAAACCGGCATCAAGGTGATTGACCTAATTGCGCCGATTGCTAAGGGTGGAAAGGTTGGTCTGTTTGGTGGTGCTGGTGTCGGTAAGACTGTTTTGATCCAGGAGCTTATCAATAATATTGCGAAGTTTCACTCAGGTAACTCAGTTTTTGCGGGTGTTGGTGAGCGTACGCGCGAAGGTAACGACCTCTATTATGAAATGAAAGAGGCCGGCGTGCTAGACAAGACGTCGCTAGTGTTTGGGCAGATGAATGAGCCGCCTGGGGCGCGTCTACGAGTGGCGCTGGCTGGCCTTGCGATGGCAGAGGCTTTCCGCGATGAGGGTAAGGACGTTCTTTTGTTTATCGATAACATTTTCCGATTCACTCAGGCTGGCGCCGAGGTGTCGGCTCTGTTAGGTCGTCTACCGAGTGCTGTGGGGTATCAGCCAAACTTGCAACAAGAGATGGGTGCTCTGCAGGAGAGGATTACTAGTACAAAGACCGGTTCGATTACATCTGTCCAGGCGGTTTATGTCCCAGCCGACGACTTGACTGACCCAGCTCCAGCAACGACATTTGCTCACTTGGACTCGACGATTGTGTTAAACCGTGCACTAACCGAGATCGGTATTTATCCCGCAGTTGATCCGCTCGACTCTAGCTCGACGATCCTTGATCCAGAGGTGGTTGGAGAGGAGCACTATCAGGTGGCGCGTGAAGCTCAGCGCGTCCTCCAACAATATAAGGAGCTGCAGGATATCATCGCAATTCTTGGCATGGAAGAGCTGTCAGATGATCAGAAGCAGACAGTTAATCGCGCACGTCGTCTTCAGCGATTCCTTGCTCAGCCGTTCTTTGTGGCTACACAATTCACGGGTAACCCTGGTGCATACATCAAGGTGTCTGACACGGTCAAAGACGTAAAGGATATTCTGGCTGGTAAATACGATGACAAGCCAGAAAACTGGTTCTACATGGCGCCAGGTCCACTTTCGGAGAAGAAGGATTAG
- a CDS encoding tRNA-dihydrouridine synthase, whose translation MMKSFWNKLPKPFFVLAPMEAVTDVVFRHVVTHAGRPDVYFSEFTNATGWFRAGDRAIGGRLVKTDDESPIVAQLWGSDPEAMKAMSQHVAKLNYDGIDINMGCPDQSAIKGGGGADMIRNPDRASAIISAAKTSGLPVSVKTRLGYTYVDEWRSWLKFLLEQNIAALTIHLRTKKEMSKVSAHFELIPEIKALRDEIAPDTLLIINGDILDRGQGMKLFKEHSIDGVMIGRGVFQNPFCFKDGLKTEERSDRKAKLIKLLQYHLDQYDHYQSLMGRPFETLKQFFKIYIRDFEGASDLRDKLMHTSSTDEVRSILKQFG comes from the coding sequence ATGATGAAATCATTCTGGAACAAACTACCCAAACCATTTTTTGTTCTCGCCCCCATGGAGGCGGTGACAGATGTTGTATTTCGGCACGTAGTGACACACGCCGGCAGACCCGACGTTTACTTCAGCGAGTTTACCAACGCAACTGGCTGGTTTCGCGCCGGCGACAGGGCAATTGGCGGGCGTCTCGTCAAGACCGATGACGAAAGCCCAATCGTCGCTCAGCTATGGGGTAGCGACCCAGAGGCGATGAAGGCTATGAGCCAACATGTTGCCAAGCTCAATTATGATGGCATCGACATCAACATGGGCTGTCCTGACCAATCGGCAATCAAGGGTGGTGGAGGTGCTGACATGATTCGTAACCCCGACCGAGCCTCGGCTATAATTTCCGCCGCAAAAACATCTGGCCTACCCGTAAGCGTCAAAACCAGACTTGGCTATACTTATGTTGATGAATGGAGGAGCTGGCTGAAATTTCTCCTGGAGCAAAATATCGCTGCCCTGACAATTCATCTACGCACCAAAAAAGAGATGAGTAAAGTAAGTGCTCATTTTGAGCTAATACCAGAGATCAAAGCCTTACGTGATGAGATTGCCCCAGACACCCTGCTCATCATCAACGGAGACATCCTCGATCGTGGACAAGGCATGAAGCTGTTCAAAGAACACTCTATTGATGGCGTCATGATTGGTCGCGGTGTATTCCAAAACCCCTTCTGTTTCAAAGACGGCCTAAAGACAGAAGAGCGTTCTGACCGAAAAGCTAAGCTTATCAAATTGCTCCAATATCACCTGGATCAATACGATCATTATCAGTCACTAATGGGGCGACCGTTTGAAACGCTCAAGCAATTTTTCAAAATATATATCAGGGATTTTGAAGGCGCAAGCGACCTCCGCGACAAGCTCATGCACACCAGCTCAACCGACGAAGTAAGATCAATCTTAAAGCAATTCGGGTAA
- a CDS encoding acetate/propionate family kinase, which translates to MGLILVANPGSSSRKYALYESDKLALRAELHIESSDGQIVATLRTNSGSRQVETTLSEVHDAPREVRGILVRENILNENEAITAIGLRVVAPGSYFMEDRVISDEVIAKLEETKSLAPIHIFATLEELKILREYFGQTPVVAVSDSAFHRTKPPYAWNYGINIQDADSLEIKRYGYHGISVASAVDELWNHGKLPPKVVVCHLGSGSSVSAIFHGRSIDNTMGFTPLEGVLMATRSGDISPGAVRALQTKLGMDWSGIESYLNQRGGLLGIGGSNDIRDLIEREKNGDHLAHLALTTLVHTIHKAIGSMIVTLNGCDLLVFTGTVGERSAILRKRIVAHLEFVDFIIDGNLNDGCTEPDQLTSISQSAKSKPIIVIPTNESVEIAKRTLKAAKR; encoded by the coding sequence GTGGGACTGATACTTGTCGCAAATCCTGGAAGTTCAAGCCGTAAATACGCGCTGTACGAATCAGACAAACTCGCGCTACGAGCTGAACTTCATATTGAATCGTCAGATGGCCAAATAGTCGCAACACTTCGCACAAATAGCGGTTCACGACAAGTCGAAACCACACTGTCAGAGGTTCATGACGCGCCGCGAGAAGTGAGAGGTATATTGGTTCGCGAAAATATATTAAACGAAAACGAAGCAATTACCGCAATAGGTCTGCGCGTCGTCGCCCCTGGTTCATACTTCATGGAAGACCGCGTCATATCAGACGAGGTCATCGCGAAGCTCGAAGAGACCAAAAGCCTCGCTCCGATTCACATTTTTGCAACACTCGAAGAACTAAAAATACTACGCGAGTATTTCGGACAGACACCAGTCGTAGCGGTCAGCGATAGTGCGTTTCATCGCACAAAACCACCATATGCCTGGAACTACGGTATCAATATCCAAGACGCCGACAGTCTAGAGATTAAGCGATACGGATACCATGGCATATCAGTAGCAAGCGCTGTCGATGAGCTGTGGAATCATGGCAAACTACCACCAAAAGTCGTAGTCTGTCACCTCGGTAGCGGTAGTAGTGTGAGCGCCATTTTTCACGGCAGAAGCATCGACAACACGATGGGGTTCACGCCACTCGAGGGTGTACTCATGGCGACAAGGAGTGGTGACATCAGTCCAGGAGCTGTGCGCGCTCTACAAACCAAACTAGGCATGGACTGGTCAGGAATTGAATCCTATCTAAATCAACGAGGCGGTCTGCTCGGAATTGGTGGCTCAAACGATATTCGCGATCTAATCGAACGCGAAAAAAATGGCGACCATCTGGCACACCTAGCCCTGACAACTCTCGTTCATACAATTCACAAGGCGATCGGCAGTATGATAGTAACCTTAAACGGGTGCGACCTACTGGTGTTTACTGGTACGGTTGGCGAGCGCAGTGCAATTTTGCGAAAACGCATCGTCGCTCATCTGGAATTTGTCGACTTCATCATAGACGGCAATCTAAACGATGGCTGTACGGAACCCGACCAACTCACCAGCATCTCTCAGTCTGCAAAATCCAAGCCTATCATCGTCATACCAACAAACGAAAGTGTTGAGATCGCAAAACGGACCCTCAAGGCGGCCAAACGATAA